The following proteins are encoded in a genomic region of Sebastes fasciatus isolate fSebFas1 chromosome 12, fSebFas1.pri, whole genome shotgun sequence:
- the entpd3 gene encoding ectonucleoside triphosphate diphosphohydrolase 3, with translation MLANHSLDLSLTAHSLALSLSLPLLFPCFLLCSFIPPSEPSHSHSQLGSTNQLFKEMASKRKVGYKCRIAGVLLLLLASIAALVAVAVIQDTWGSKLYSSEYGIVIDSGSSRSSVYLYKWPGQKENETGVVTEIMNCKVAGAGISEMMVDPEKDAMSWTGFNNCMDNITEAIPVEKHNTTALFLGATAGMRLLHEKDEKKSNEILESLRKYLESLPFMFQNASIITGQEEGLYGWVTVNYLMGNFLEKNLWNAYVHPEGERTVGSMDLGGASTQIAFAVPEDLRGTDYLHVKLYGYPYNVYTHSFLCYGKNEIGKRILDKIVQESSDPTYILNPCYPDGYNTTMYASDIYDTDCTKQPNGYKPDRELLMVGTNDSDKCSSIVKSMFNFTTCPSSQCSFNGIEQPPVTGDFMAYAGFFFTARALGIEGKSDLDQFNDLITKFCHSHWTKLEAEKTWISDKYLRTYCFSGHYVYTMLVDGYKFDKETWKNINFEKQVKNTSIGWSLGYMLSMSNMIPSEVKEIPPLTDPVFAGLIFLFSALTIITVVVVFIFLIRTCY, from the exons ATGTTGGCCAATCACTCTTTAGATCTCTCACTCACAGCACACtcccttgctctctctctctcccttcctttgTTGTTCCCCTGTTTCCTGCTGTGTTCCTTCATCCCTCCTTCAGAGCCATCTCACTCCCACTCCCAACTAGGATCTACAAACCAGCTCTTCAAG GAAATGGCTTCCAAACggaaagtgggctacaagtgtCGCATAGCAGGAGTGCTGCTTCTCCTCTTGGCCAGTATTGCTGCccttgttgctgttgctgtcaTCCAGGACACCTGGGGGTCAAAACTCTACAGCTCAGAG TATGGCATTGTGATAGACTCGGGTTCATCACGTTCCAGTGTGTACCTGTACAAGTGGCCAGGGCAGAAGGAGAATGAAACCGGAGTTGTAACTGAGATAATGAACTGCAAAGTTGCTG GTGCTGGTATCTCAGAGATGATGGTTGACCCAGAGAAAGATGCCATGTCGTGGACGGGATTCAACAATTGCATGGACAACATCACCGAAGCTATTCCTGTTGAAAAACACAATACCACAGCTCTCTTTCTAGGAGCTACTGCTGGAATGAGACTTCTGCA TGAGAAGGATGAAAAGAAGTCCAATGAAATCCTGGAAAGTCTCAGAAAATACCTGGAGTCTTTGCCTTTCATGTTCCAAAATGCTTCCATCATTACTGGTCAAGAAGAAGGGCTGTATGGGTGGGTCACTGTCAACTACCTCATGGGAAACTTCCTAGAG AAAAATCTTTGGAACGCCTACGTCCACCCAGAAGGGGAAAGGACTGTAGGGTCCATGGACCTTGGTGGAGCATCAACACAGATCGCCTTTGCAGTTCCGGAAGATCTCAGAGGGACTGACTACTTGCATGTCAAACTGTACGGTTACCCTTACAATGTCTACACACACAGTTTCCTCTGCTATGGCAAAAATGAGATTGGGAAGAGGATTCTGGACAAAATAGTCCAG GAATCATCTGATCCAACCTACATTCTCAACCCCTGCTACCCTGATGGTTACAACACCACCATGTACGCCTCAGACATTTATGACACAGACTGCACAAAGCAGCCAAACGGCTACAAGCCAGATCGAGAACTCCTCATGGTGGGAACCAACGACTCAGACAAGTGCAGCAGCATAGTGAAGTCCATGTTTAATTTCACGACTTGTCCCTCGTCCCAGTGTTCATTCAACGGAATCGAGCAGCCGCCTGTCACTGGAGATTTTATG GCATATGCAGGATTCTTCTTCACTGCTAGGGCGCTTGGGATAGAAGGAAAATCCGATCTTGATCAATTCAACGACTTAATTACGAAATTCTGCCACTCACATTGGACAAAG CTGGAGGCAGAAAAGACATGGATTTCGGACAAATACCTTAGGACGTACTGTTTTTCAGGTCACTATGTCTACACTATGCTGGTGGACGGATACAAGTTTGACAAAGAGACCTGGAAAAACATTAACTTCGAAAAACAG GTAAAGAACACCAGCATTGGGTGGAGTTTGGGCTACATGCTGAGTATGTCCAACATGATCCCGTCTGAAGTGAAAGAAATCCCCCCCTTGACAGACCCCGTCTTTGCCGGCCTTATCTTTCTATTTTCAGCACTAACTATCATAACTGTTGTCGTAGTTTTCATCTTCCTCATTCGCACCTGCTACTGA